One Drosophila virilis strain 15010-1051.87 chromosome 5, Dvir_AGI_RSII-ME, whole genome shotgun sequence DNA window includes the following coding sequences:
- the LOC6625857 gene encoding RNA/RNP complex-1-interacting phosphatase isoform X1 encodes MGKAIPDRWLNYRPIGERIAGTRFIAFKVPLRENINEGIDDEQLRLAPHSLLESVPNLGLIVDLTNTNRYYNPQTFTDQNVAHQKLMIPGHQTPPKELAQRFCQYVTSFLEANPDNDKLIGVHCTHGVNRTGYLICYFMITKMNMSPKLAIQTFADARGHKIERENYTKSLRHLDSTPDRTRQHSESSSHRGGRHRPRDEPHETRIERRYDDKSENWRNRQQDQNGWQQRPPLPQPQQQSQQWRNPRNDSQNNGWQQQQQHRQPQRWRQEAHSEETAHKQIRHNDYQAADNGRYREQSNWQPRQNNRLRHVEDQGYGRSSNGSYNNYRRYNNNNSSNNNNNNYHSSFSSRSDNYNNYSRNSSYNNNYSRNNNYNNYSRGNNYKRQDSRPHSNRYQYLTDQE; translated from the exons ATGGGCAAAGCCATTCCTGATCG CTGGCTTAATTATCGGCCTATTGGCGAGCGGATTGCGGGTACACGCTTCATAGCATTCAAAGTGCCGCTGCGTGAG AATATCAATGAGGGCATCGATGACGAGCAGCTGCGTCTGGCGCCACACTCGCTGCTGGAGTCTGTGCCAAATCTGGGCCTGATCGTTGACTTGACCAACACCAATCGCTACTACAATCCTCAG ACCTTCACGGATCAAAATGTGGCGCATCAAAAGCTCATGATACCGGGCCATCAGACGCCGCCCAAGGAGCTGGCGCAAAG ATTTTGCCAGTATGTGACAAGCTTTCTGGAGGCAAATCCGGATAATG ACAAACTCATTGGCGTGCACTGCACACACGGCGTAAATCGTACCGGCTATCTGATCTGCTACTTTATGATCACCAAGATGAATATGTCGCCCAAATTGGCCATACAGA CTTTTGCCGATGCGCGTGGCCACAAAATTGAGCGTGAAAACTACACAAAGTCGTTACGGCATCTGGATTCCACACCAGATCGGACCAGACAGCATAGTgagagcagcagccacagagGGGGTAGACACAGGCCACGGGATGAGCCGCATGAGACTCGCATTGAGAGGCGCTACGATGACAAATCTGAAAATTGGCGTAATCGTCAACAGGATCAGAATGGCTGGCAACAgcggccgccgctgccgcagccgcagcagcaaagccAGCAATGGCGCAATCCCAGAAATGATAGCCAAAAtaatggctggcagcagcagcagcagcatcggcaGCCGCAGCGCTGGCGTCAGGAGGCCCACAGCGAGGAGACGGCTCATAAGCAAATACGACACAACGATTATCAGGCGGCAGACAATGGACGCTATCGGGAGCAAAGCAATTGGCAGCCCAGGCAGAACAATCGCCTTCGCCATGTGGAAGATCAAGGATATGGCAgaagcagcaacggcagctaCAACAATTACCGCAggtacaacaataacaacagcagcaacaataacaacaacaactaccaCAGTAGCTTCAGCAGCAGAAGCGACAACTATAACAACTACAGTAgaaacagcagctacaacaacaactacagtagaaacaacaactacaataacTACAGCAGAGGCAACAACTATAAGCGGCAGGATAGTAGACCGCACTCCAATCGCTATCAATATTTGACTGACCAGGAATAG
- the Sobp gene encoding sine oculis-binding protein homolog, with the protein MSAKTSPSNSRDGNVAAAASVVPPNVASGVVQIKKELPSDEIKEFAQHTMNELLGWYGFDGVDVDRLDLTAKTSRLLQSAAAAAVATQQQQQQQQQQQQQQQRSHMRSSRSSALAAAYHNNNNNNSSSNNININNNNNNNSNRKASNLNCHSNTTTPSDHDTRSSREDDSKSPHSIGKPSATALTTPHSEEKIDYNNCCWCHRPIAENAPDYLTSTDGPRYCSESCFTQSRRASFKKAKTCDWCKHVRHAVSYVDFQDGASQLQFCSEKCLNQYKMQIFCNETQAHLDMNPHLRDQGLEAAAAGDGAGLITPDLWLRNCRSRSASPASTISVSPGPAAVCIANASKRSSPCNTPPSHPNKPLISVAPVSKLLAQKSPASSSITTGAPPPPLPQLQRHHVHAGPKPGRRKRPHRAAGAAGSETVASLLQKQQQQQQPAPLSADFAGSSVPLPPLSPMPDQPQPQQQHQQHPPPQLPQPMGRPPAGMPGGYFATPPNGMLGHPFGARAAPPPPHPFLPPPPGMLPRGFGAHFGPPPPPQLQPQLQPELQGALGALLGAAPPVTVMVPYPIIIPLPIPIPVPLPIVDFYKAYLTPEQRKRYDEERVAAQSTSRAEEQPQPLDCSKAKTEQELEPEQQQQQQQQQEEEQQQQQQQEPEQQLQQEEYVEEEEMKSIPKTKPAGTTPSPATSPTTDSPDATQEATHCIVVHNVEPAAVDANDSASAELETQKLPKLKITRLQTKRTLIQTKDTATPTSPTAGSGIGSGSGNNCTAESTRPLRKRKRIIDCDFQKIALKELETFDAHNNSNSNSNSNSNSNSSSSNNNNNNSSSNSNSKEEEEACNMNSNNSAKAKQ; encoded by the exons GAATTCGCGCAGCACACCATGAACGAGCTGCTCGGCTGGTATGGCTTCGATGGCGTCGATGTGGATCGCCTGGATCTCACCGCCAAGACGTCGCGTTTGCTGCAAAGCGCAGCGGCTGCCGCGGTGgcaacgcagcagcagcaacagcaacagcaacaacaacagcaacaacagcagcgcagTCACATgcgcagcagtcgcagcagcgcTCTGGCAGCAGCttatcacaacaacaacaacaacaacagcagcagcaacaacataaacatcaacaacaacaacaacaacaacagcaatcgcAAAGCGAGCAATTTGAATTGTCACAGCAACACGACGACACCCTCGGATCACGACACACGCAGCTCGCGCGAGGATGACTCCAAGAGTCCGCACTCAATCGGCAAGCCGTCTGCCACAGCCCTGACGACGCCGCACAGCGAGGAGAAAATAG ACTACAAcaactgctgctggtgccATCGGCCGATCGCTGAGAATGCGCCGGATTATCTAACCAGCACAGATGGACCTCGTTATTGTTCCGAGTCCTGCTTTACGCAGAGCCGTCGTGCGTCCTTCAAGAAGGCGAAAACCTGCGACTGGTGCAAGCATGTGCGGCACGCTGTCAGCTATGTGGACTTCCAGGATGGTGCCTCGCAACTGCAGTTCTGTTCGGAGAAGTGTCTTAATCAGTACAAGATGCAGATTTTCTGCAACGAGACGCAGGCGCACCTGGACATGAATCCGCATCTGCGCGATCAGGGCCTGGAggctgccgccgccggcgaCGGAGCGGGTCTCATAACGCCCGATCTCTGGCTGCGCAACTGTCGCAGTCGGTCTGCCTCGCCTGCGTCCACCATTTCGGTGTCACCCGGACCGGCGGCAGTCTGCATTGCGAATGCCTCCAAGCGCAGCTCGCCCTGCAACACACCGCCGAGCCATCCAAACAAACCTCTGATCTCAGTGGCGCCCGTATCCAAATTGCTGGCGCAAAAGAGCCCCGCTAGCTCCTCAATTACAACTGGtgctccgccgccgccgctgccacaGCTACAGCGGCACCATGTTCACGCTGGCCCCAAGCCGGGCCGGCGCAAGCGTCCGCATCGCGCTGCCGGAGCTGCTGGCTCCGAAACGGTCGCTAGTTTGTtgcagaaacagcagcagcaacagcagccggcgCCGTTGAGCGCAGACTTTGCCGGCTCCAGTGTGCCGCTGCCCCCGCTATCGCCCATGCCGGACCAGCCGcagccccagcagcagcatcaacagcatcCGCCGCCCCAGTTGCCACAGCCAATGGGTCGCCCACCCGCCGGCATGCCGGGCGGCTACTTTGCTACGCCGCCCAACGGCATGCTGGGTCATCCATTTGGTGCTCGAGCagcgccaccgccgccgcatCCCTTCCTGCCGCCACCGCCCGGCATGCTGCCGCGTGGATTTGGCGCACACTTCGgaccgccgccaccgccgcagctgcagccacaGCTGCAACCGGAGTTGCAGGGCGCCCTGGGCGCACTGCTGGGCGCTGCGCCACCCGTCACTGTGATGGTGCCCTATCCAATAATAATACCGCTGCCCATACCCATACCAGTGCCATTGCCCATTGTGGACTTTTACAAGGCGTATCTGACGCCTGAGCAGCGCAAGCGCTACGATGAGGAGCGCGTCGCGGCGCAGAGCACGAGCAGGGCAGAGGAGCAGCCACAGCCGCTGGACTGCAGCAAGGCCAAAACAGAGCAGGAACTGGAaccggagcagcagcagcagcaacagcaacagcaggaggaggagcagcagcagcagcagcagcaggagccggaacagcaactgcaacaggaGGAGTACGTGGAGGAGGAAGAGATGAAATCCATACCAAAGACAAAGCCAGCTGGAACGACACCTTCGCCAGCCACATCGCCCACCACAGACTCGCCGGACGCCACGCAGGAGGCGACGCACTGCATCGTGGTGCACAACGTGGAGCCGGCGGCAGTCGACGCCAATGACAGTGCCTCAGCCGAGCTGGAGACACAGAAACTGCCCAAGCTAAAGATAACACGCCTGCAAACCAAACGCACGCTCATCCAAACCAAAGAtacggccacgcccacatctCCTACAGCTGGCAGCGGgattggcagcggcagcggcaacaactgcACTGCGGAAAGCACGCGGCCATTGCGCAAGCGTAAAAGGATTATTGATTGTGATTTCCAGAAGATTGCGCTGAAGGAGCTGGAAACATTCGATgcgcacaacaacagcaatagcaacagcaacagcaacagcaacagcaacagtagcagcagcaacaacaacaacaacaacagtagcagcaacagtaacagtaagGAAGAAGAGGAAGCGTGCAAtatgaacagcaacaacagtgcTAAAGCAAAACAGTAG
- the LOC6625857 gene encoding RNA/RNP complex-1-interacting phosphatase isoform X2, translating into MGKAIPDRWLNYRPIGERIAGTRFIAFKVPLRENINEGIDDEQLRLAPHSLLESVPNLGLIVDLTNTNRYYNPQTFTDQNVAHQKLMIPGHQTPPKELAQRFCQYVTSFLEANPDNGFLIFKHT; encoded by the exons ATGGGCAAAGCCATTCCTGATCG CTGGCTTAATTATCGGCCTATTGGCGAGCGGATTGCGGGTACACGCTTCATAGCATTCAAAGTGCCGCTGCGTGAG AATATCAATGAGGGCATCGATGACGAGCAGCTGCGTCTGGCGCCACACTCGCTGCTGGAGTCTGTGCCAAATCTGGGCCTGATCGTTGACTTGACCAACACCAATCGCTACTACAATCCTCAG ACCTTCACGGATCAAAATGTGGCGCATCAAAAGCTCATGATACCGGGCCATCAGACGCCGCCCAAGGAGCTGGCGCAAAG ATTTTGCCAGTATGTGACAAGCTTTCTGGAGGCAAATCCGGATAATG
- the wal gene encoding electron transfer flavoprotein subunit alpha, mitochondrial, whose protein sequence is MFANNTRNLVRSSFLQRCKSTLVVAEHNNETLNPLTLNTITAAKKIGGDVTVLVAGTKCGPASEAVAKVEGVTKVLVAENAAFKGFTAESLTPLVLAAQSQFKFTHILAGASAFGKNVLPRIAAKLDVSPISEIIDVKSEDTFVRTIYAGNAILTLKSKDPVKVITVRGTNFPPAATSGGNGAVEQAPAGDYASSLTEFVSQELTKSDRPELTGAKVIISGGRGLKSGDNFKLLYDLADKFGAAVGASRAAVDAGFVPNDLQIGQTGKIVAPDLYIAVGISGAIQHLAGMKDSKTIVAINKDPEAPIFQVADIGLVADLFKAVPELTGKL, encoded by the exons ATGTTTGCCAACAACACCCGCAATCTAGTGCGCAGCAgcttt CTGCAGCGCTGCAAGAGCACATTGGTCGTGGCGGAGCACAACAATGAGACACTTAATCCACTCACACTGAACACCATTACGGCGGCCAAGAAGATCGGCGGTGACGTCACGGTTTTGGTAGCAGGCACAAAATGTGGACCC GCTTCGGAAGCTGTGGCGAAGGTTGAGGGCGTTACCAAAGTTTTGGTCGCCGAAAATGCCGCCTTCAAGGGCTTCACCGCCGAATCCCTGACCCCATTGGTCCTGGCCGCCCAATCGCAGTTCAAGTTCACGCACATTTTGGCTGGCGCCTCGGCGTTTGGCAAGAATGTGCTGCCACGTATTGCCGCCAAGCTGGACGTATCGCCCATTTCTGAGATTATCGATGTCAAGTCGGAGGACACATTTGTGCGCACCATTTATGCGGGCAATGCGATACTTACACTTAAATCCAAGGATCCCGTCAAGGTGATTACAGTTCGTGGCACAAACTTCCCACCTGCTGCCACTAGCGGCGGCAACGGCGCCGTGGAACAAGCGCCAGCCGGCGACTACGCCAGCAGCCTGACCGAGTTTGTGTCCCAGGAGCTGACCAAGTCGGATCGCCCAGAGCTGACGGGTGCCAAGGTTATTATCTCTGGCGGTCGTGGACTCAAGTCCGGCGACAATTTCAAGCTGCTCTACGATCTGGCTGACAAGTTTGGCGCAGCTGTCGGCGCCTCACGTGCCGCTGTCGACGCTGGCTTTGTGCCCAACGATCTGCAAATTGGCCAGACGGGCAAAATTGTGGCGCCCGATCTATACATAGCTGTGGGCATTTCCGGTGCCATTCAGCACTTGGCCGGCATGAAGGATTCCAAAACGATTGTGGCCATCAACAAGGACCCCGAGGCGCCCATTTTCCAGGTGGCCGATATTGGTCTAGTGGCGGATCTGTTCAAGGCTGTGCCCGAGCTAACTGGCAAATTGTAA
- the Fmo-2 gene encoding senecionine N-oxygenase: MYKTPMHELRRVCVIGAGTAGLSALKNALEEGLEAVAYEQGTEIGGTWVFSEEMPKDEYDEVHSSMYEGLRTNLPKEVMGYPDYPYPTEIDESFITSQQVLEFLRSYADHFKLRPHIKLQHEVIRVRPRSNDWEVYVWDHINDTCDTVYFDFIYVCNGHYTEPDMPTIEGMDLFEGRQIHSHLYRKADNFKDEKVLIIGAGPSGMDITNHIRKEAKHVFLSHHLAQTPNTAFMGNVTQKPDVERFTKDGAIFKDGSRETFEHVVHCTGYQYSFPCLSTDVGVQVIDNFVQPLWKHCININNPTMSFIGLPFNVIPTHIFDMQVRFTLKFYRGKRELPTREQMIADLEKEQGERWEYGFVNRKKAHQMGERQFDYYNELANMTGIENIKPVILKLMKDCGKKYIFELDTYRNYRYKVIDDENFAKYPL, from the exons atgtataagaCGCCAATGCACGAGCTGCGTCGCGTGTGCGTCATTGGAG cCGGCACTGCGGGATTGAGCGCCCTGAAGAATGCACTCGAGGAGGGTCTGGAAGCGGTGGCCTACGAGCAGGGCACCGAAATCGGTGGCACCTGGGTGTTCTCGGAGGAGATGCCCAAGGATGAGTACGACGAGGTGCACAGCAGCATGTACGAGGGCTTGCG CACTAATTTACCCAAGGAAGTGATGGGCTATCCGGACTACCCGTATCCCACGGAGATTGACGAGTCGTTCATCACATCGCAGCAGGTTCTGGAATTTCTTCGCTCCTATGCCGATCATTTCAAGCTCCGGCCGCACATCAAACTGCAGCACGAGGTCATCAGGGTGCGTCCCCGTTCAAACGATTGGGAG GTCTATGTGTGGGATCACATCAACGACACCTGCGATACGGTCTATTTTGATTTCATCTATGTCTGCAATGGCCATTACACGGAACCGGATATGCCTACAATCGAGGGCATGGATCTGTTCGAGGGTCGGCAAATCCACAGTCATCTATATCGCAAGGCTGACAATTTTAAGG ATGAAAAGGTTTTGATCATTGGCGCCGGTCCCAGTGGCATGGACATCACGAATCACATTCGCAAGGAGGCCAAGCATGTGTTTCTGAGCCATCATCTGGCGCAAACGCCGAACACCGCGTTTATGGGCAATGTGACACAAAAGCCGGACGTGGAGCGGTTCACCAAGGACGGCGCCATCTTTAAGGATGGCAGTCGGGAAACGTTTGAGCATGTGGTCCATTGCACCGGCTACCAGTACAGTTTTCCGTGCCTGAGCACCGACGTGGGTGTGCAGGTGATCGATAATTTTGTGCAGCCACTGTGGAAGCACTGCATCAACATTAACAATCCGACCATGTCGTTCATTGGACTGCCCTTCAATGTGATACCCACGCACATATTCGACATGCAGGTCCGTTTCACCCTCAAGTTTTACAGGGGCAAGCGGGAGCTGCCCACACGGGAGCAGATGATTGCCGACTTGGAGAAGGAGCAGGGCGAGCGCTGGGAATACGGTTTCGTCAATCGCAAGAAGGCCCATCAAATGGGCGAGCGCCAG TTTGACTATTACAACGAGCTGGCGAATATGACGGGCATTGAAAATATAAAGCCCGTTATTCTGAAGTTGATGAAGGATTGCGgcaagaaatatatatttgaattggATACCTACCGCAATTATCGCTACAAGGTCATAGATGATGAAAATTTCGCCAAATATCCGCTGTGA